In one window of Aphidius gifuensis isolate YNYX2018 linkage group LG4, ASM1490517v1, whole genome shotgun sequence DNA:
- the LOC122854469 gene encoding 28S ribosomal protein S31, mitochondrial, whose protein sequence is MLPFLRIGSINRCSITHNALKIQQVRLSSNDNDSSSSSDSSDSDNEQVKSTKKIITDNTSLDETKKETANLLNSLLTKMTEEKLVTKTIDFAVPKKKPFLKKEKIPTLEENIQVAARQAASSLGGDVEQKEKDLLGKVFSAGVPGLNETPENLKETPTKSLGEILSGMKVDNTKRPAKQFSHDTMPYSRSAKIQELARKFQNVRKRDGFNETRTPINVGEKGQAADLFGGRPLGIFKKNMEQTGETVTLTTWEKLYEKELNMLLVHPPENYFQELIQWTNRGLIWKFPIDNEQGLEAEQSVHFSEHVFLEGHIKDWCPKKGPIRHFMELVCVGLSKNPYMTVQEKKDHIAWFREYFGLNQELLKELNCIQDDIPVDVPKDKNLFSIAAS, encoded by the exons ATGCTGCCGTTTTTAAGAATTGGATCAATAAATAG gtgCTCAATAACACACAATGCTTTGAAAATACAACAAGTTAGATTGTCAAGTAATGATAATGactcttcatcttcttctgaTTCATCAGACTCTGACAATGAACAAgtcaaatcaacaaaaaaaataattactgacAATACTAGTTTAGAtgaaactaaaaaagaaactgctaatttgttaaatagtttattgacaaaaatgacagag GAAAAATTAGTTACAAAAACTATTGATTTTGCtgtaccaaaaaaaaagccatttttaaaaaaagaaaaaatacctacattagaagaaaatattcaagttgcAGCACGACAAGCTGCATCAAGTCTTGGTGGTGATGttgaacaaaaagaaaaagatctATTGGGAAAAGTATTTTCAGCTGGAGTTCCAGGATTAAATGAAACACCTGAGAATTTAAAAGAAACACCTACTAAATCACTTGG TGAAATTTTATCTGGTATGAAAGTTGACAATACAAAAAGACCAGCAAAACAATTTTCTCATGATACTATGCCATATTCAAGATCAGCAAAAATTCAAGAATTAGCAAGAAAATTCCAAAATGTTCGTAAACGTGATGGATTTAATGAGACACGTACTCCCATCAATGTTGG AGAAAAAGGACAAGCAGCTGATTTGTTTGGTGGACGTCCACttggaatatttaaaaaaaatatggaacaAACAGGTGAAACAGTTACATTAACAACTTGGGAAAAATTATACGAGAAAGAATTAAATATGCTGTTGGTTCATCCACCAGAAAATTACTTCCAAGAATTAATACAGTGGACAAATCGTGGATTAATTTGGAAATTTCCAATTGACAATGAACAAg gattAGAAGCTGAACAAAGTGTTCATTTTTCTGAGCACGTTTTTTTGGAAGGACATATCAAAGATTGGTGTCCTAAAAAAGGACCAATTCGTCATTTTATGGAGCTAGTTTGTGTTGGATTATCGAAAAATCCTTACATGACtgttcaagaaaaaaaagatcataTTGCATGGTTTAGAGAATACTTTGGACTTAATCAAGAGCTACTTAAAGAGCTTAATTGTATTCAAGATGATATACCAGTTGATGTACCTAAagataaaaatcttttttcaattgctgcatcataa
- the LOC122854468 gene encoding DDB1- and CUL4-associated factor 6-like isoform X2 produces the protein MKRTKTNLFYDIYNQPYDYGTRLKLYSSSKASLELLQRMSLVKRLKVHNGCVNSICWNDNGDLILSGSDDQHLVLTNVYNYKVLTDYKTSHRANIFSAKFLPNSGDHRIVSCSGDGIILYTDLMRKTETFNNQFTCHNGTTYEIATIPSEPHSFLSCGEDCTVRYFDLRIKSSCNTPRCKEGILISCQRAVTAMSVNPITSHYLAVGCSDSTVRIYDRRMLSTRDPNCTDNNDSITPPISLFTVPEFDGSPYRITSLSYSPDGNDVLVSYSSDHLYLFSVKDQGIVKFKTELPIEKSNKSNKKQIVRSPQPVRRLRLRGDWSDTGPDARPEREGGRRNGTEIAQARPVLHTSLMQRMTDVLSRMLNDPATRAALSGGGEDSLEGVIDQHAAGVQQDADLDINNEERNSDAQSSMDTESNAQAIDDSIETGSMGTTIENNLDSTNTESLGDDEPESDDINSFPIQQLSDNSNNDVLQQQQQQETSQSENTKASIQSFTTLSISQDDNEHDDNNSVNQIEENPIENVRDENMMENLQDRLTTMRDGYLEKHGSEPAVSLTYSDKSSTGATISMGVGNEVMRDNYHPGPSGSQSSATAGPSRITQTNYSSIHEQTDEDVYNDSDDDDGDDTGIKINPIGVEIDKSERRNSLGQNETSFDDITSPEIHVKQKYMGHRNARTMIKEANFWGDNYVMSGSDCGHVFIWDRETAKLCMLLEADQHVVNCLQPHPFLPMLATSGIDYDVKLWSPINEESNFDCNFAEDLQKRNAVMLEETKDTITVPAVFMIRMLACLNQIRRGRGRNRRRSGDEADDLRGG, from the exons ATGAAACGAACAAAAACAAATCTTTTTTATGATATCTACAATCAACCATATGATTATGGAACAAGACTCAAATTATACTCCAGCAGTAAAG cAAGTTTGGAGCTTCTTCAACGAATGTCATTAGTAAAACGTTTAAAAGTTCATAATGGTTGTGTTAATTCAATTTGTTGGAATGATAATGGAGACTTGATATTATCAGGAAGTGATGATCAACATCTTGTTTTAACAAATGTATACAATTACAAg GTTCTAACAGACTACAAAACGAGTCACAGAGCCAATATATTTAGTGCCAAATTTTTACCAAACAGTGGTGATCATCGTATTGTATCATGTAGTGGTGATGGAATTATACTTTATACag atttGATGAGAAAAACTGaaacttttaataatcaatttacttGTCACAATGGTACAACATATGAAATAGCAACAATACCTAGTGAACCTCATAGTTTTTTAAGTTGTGGTGAAGATTGTACTGTTAGATATTTTGATTTACGTATTAAGTCATCTTGCAATACACCAAGATGTAAAGAa ggTATATTAATATCATGTCAACGAGCAGTAACAGCAATGTCTGTGAATCCCATAACATCTCATTATTTGGCTGTTGGTTGTTCTGACAGTACAGTAAGAATTTATGATCGTCGAATGTTAAGTACACGTGATCCAAATTGTAcagataataatgattcaatAACACCACCAATATCACTTTTTACTGTTCCTGAATTTGATGGTAGTCCATATAGAATAACATCATTGAGTTATAGTCCAGATGGTAATGATGTACTTGTTAGTTACAGTAGTGatcatctttatttattcagtGTTAAAGATCAAggaattgtaaaatttaaaacagaattaccaattgaaaaatctaataaaagtaataaaaaacaaattgtaagATCTCCACAACCAGTAAGACGTTTAAGATTACGTGGTGATTGGTCTGATACTGGACCAGATGCAAGACCAGAACGTGAAGGTGGACGTCGTAATGGTACAGAAATAGCACAAGCAAGACCAGTACTTCATACATCACTTATGCAAAGAATGACAGATGTATTAAGTAGAATGTTAAATGATCCAGCAACAAGAGCAGCATtaagtggtggtggtgaagATAGTCTTGAGGGTGTTATTGATCAACATGCAGCAGGTGTACAACAAGATGCTGATttagatattaataatgaagaaaGAAATAGTGATGCACAATCATCAATGGATACAGAATCAAATGCACAAGCAATTGATGATAGCATAGAGACTGGTAGTATGGGTacgacaattgaaaataatttagattcAACAAATACTGAATCACTTGGTGATGATGAGCCTGAAAGTGATGATATTAATTCATTTCCAATACAACAATTATcagataattcaaataatgatgtattacaacaacagcaacaacaagaaACTAGTCAATCTGAAAATACTAAAGCATCAATACAATCATTTACAACATTAAGTATATCACAAGATGATAATgaacatgatgataataattctgTTAATCAAATTGAGGAAAATCCAATTGAAAATGTTAGAGATGAAAATATGATGGAAAATTTACAAGACAGATTGACAACAATGCGTGATGGATATTTAGAAAAACATGGAAGTGAACCTGCTGTTAGTTTAACTTATTCAGATAAAAGTTCAACTGGAGCAACAATATCAATGGGTGTTGGTAATGAAGTTATGCGTGATAATTATCATCCAGGACCATCTGGAAGTCAAAGTTCAGCTACAGCTGGACCAAGTCGTATTACACAAACAAATTATAGCTCAATACATGAACAAACAGATGAAGATGTATACAATgacagtgatgatgatgatggtgatgatactggtattaaaattaatccaaTTGGtgttgaaattgataaatctgAAAGGAGAAATTCATTGGGTCAAAATGAAACATCATTTGATGATATTACTTCACCAGAAATACAtgtcaaacaaaaatacatgGGTCATCGCAATGCGAg GACCATGATTAAGGAAGCAAACTTTTGGGGTGATAATTACGTTATGTCAGGAAGTGATTGTGGACATGTATTTATTTGGGATCGTGAAACAGCAAAGCTATGTATGTTACTTGAAGCTGATCAACATGTTGTTAATTGTTTACAACCACATCCATTTTTACCAATGCTTGCAACATCTGGTATTGAttatgatgttaaattatgGTCACCAATCAATGAAGAATCAAATTTTGATTGTAATTTTGCTGAAGAT cttcAAAAACGTAATGCAGTTATGCTGGAAGAAACAAAAGATACAATAACAGTACCAGCAGTATTTATGATCAGGATGCTTGCTTGTCTCAATCAGATTCGCAGAG GACGCGGACGAAACCGGAGGAGAAGTGGTGATGAAGCTGATGACTTGAGAGGGGggtaa
- the LOC122854468 gene encoding DDB1- and CUL4-associated factor 6-like isoform X3: MKRTKTNLFYDIYNQPYDYGTRLKLYSSSKASLELLQRMSLVKRLKVHNGCVNSICWNDNGDLILSGSDDQHLVLTNVYNYKVLTDYKTSHRANIFSAKFLPNSGDHRIVSCSGDGIILYTDLMRKTETFNNQFTCHNGTTYEIATIPSEPHSFLSCGEDCTVRYFDLRIKSSCNTPRCKEGILISCQRAVTAMSVNPITSHYLAVGCSDSTVRIYDRRMLSTRDPNCTDNNDSITPPISLFTVPEFDGSPYRITSLSYSPDGNDVLVSYSSDHLYLFSVKDQGIVKFKTELPIEKSNKSNKKQIVRSPQPVRRLRLRGDWSDTGPDARPEREGGRRNGTEIAQARPVLHTSLMQRMTDVLSRMLNDPATRAALSGGGEDSLEGVIDQHAAGVQQDADLDINNEERNSDAQSSMDTESNAQAIDDSIETGSMGTTIENNLDSTNTESLGDDEPESDDINSFPIQQLSDNSNNDVLQQQQQQETSQSENTKASIQSFTTLSISQDDNEHDDNNSVNQIEENPIENVRDENMMENLQDRLTTMRDGYLEKHGSEPAVSLTYSDKSSTGATISMGVGNEVMRDNYHPGPSGSQSSATAGPSRITQTNYSSIHEQTDEDVYNDSDDDDGDDTGIKINPIGVEIDKSERRNSLGQNETSFDDITSPEIHVKQKYMGHRNASFFRTMIKEANFWGDNYVMSGSDCGHVFIWDRETAKLCMLLEADQHVVNCLQPHPFLPMLATSGIDYDVKLWSPINEESNFDCNFAEDLQKRNAVMLEETKDTITVPAVFMIRMLACLNQIRRGSDNL, from the exons ATGAAACGAACAAAAACAAATCTTTTTTATGATATCTACAATCAACCATATGATTATGGAACAAGACTCAAATTATACTCCAGCAGTAAAG cAAGTTTGGAGCTTCTTCAACGAATGTCATTAGTAAAACGTTTAAAAGTTCATAATGGTTGTGTTAATTCAATTTGTTGGAATGATAATGGAGACTTGATATTATCAGGAAGTGATGATCAACATCTTGTTTTAACAAATGTATACAATTACAAg GTTCTAACAGACTACAAAACGAGTCACAGAGCCAATATATTTAGTGCCAAATTTTTACCAAACAGTGGTGATCATCGTATTGTATCATGTAGTGGTGATGGAATTATACTTTATACag atttGATGAGAAAAACTGaaacttttaataatcaatttacttGTCACAATGGTACAACATATGAAATAGCAACAATACCTAGTGAACCTCATAGTTTTTTAAGTTGTGGTGAAGATTGTACTGTTAGATATTTTGATTTACGTATTAAGTCATCTTGCAATACACCAAGATGTAAAGAa ggTATATTAATATCATGTCAACGAGCAGTAACAGCAATGTCTGTGAATCCCATAACATCTCATTATTTGGCTGTTGGTTGTTCTGACAGTACAGTAAGAATTTATGATCGTCGAATGTTAAGTACACGTGATCCAAATTGTAcagataataatgattcaatAACACCACCAATATCACTTTTTACTGTTCCTGAATTTGATGGTAGTCCATATAGAATAACATCATTGAGTTATAGTCCAGATGGTAATGATGTACTTGTTAGTTACAGTAGTGatcatctttatttattcagtGTTAAAGATCAAggaattgtaaaatttaaaacagaattaccaattgaaaaatctaataaaagtaataaaaaacaaattgtaagATCTCCACAACCAGTAAGACGTTTAAGATTACGTGGTGATTGGTCTGATACTGGACCAGATGCAAGACCAGAACGTGAAGGTGGACGTCGTAATGGTACAGAAATAGCACAAGCAAGACCAGTACTTCATACATCACTTATGCAAAGAATGACAGATGTATTAAGTAGAATGTTAAATGATCCAGCAACAAGAGCAGCATtaagtggtggtggtgaagATAGTCTTGAGGGTGTTATTGATCAACATGCAGCAGGTGTACAACAAGATGCTGATttagatattaataatgaagaaaGAAATAGTGATGCACAATCATCAATGGATACAGAATCAAATGCACAAGCAATTGATGATAGCATAGAGACTGGTAGTATGGGTacgacaattgaaaataatttagattcAACAAATACTGAATCACTTGGTGATGATGAGCCTGAAAGTGATGATATTAATTCATTTCCAATACAACAATTATcagataattcaaataatgatgtattacaacaacagcaacaacaagaaACTAGTCAATCTGAAAATACTAAAGCATCAATACAATCATTTACAACATTAAGTATATCACAAGATGATAATgaacatgatgataataattctgTTAATCAAATTGAGGAAAATCCAATTGAAAATGTTAGAGATGAAAATATGATGGAAAATTTACAAGACAGATTGACAACAATGCGTGATGGATATTTAGAAAAACATGGAAGTGAACCTGCTGTTAGTTTAACTTATTCAGATAAAAGTTCAACTGGAGCAACAATATCAATGGGTGTTGGTAATGAAGTTATGCGTGATAATTATCATCCAGGACCATCTGGAAGTCAAAGTTCAGCTACAGCTGGACCAAGTCGTATTACACAAACAAATTATAGCTCAATACATGAACAAACAGATGAAGATGTATACAATgacagtgatgatgatgatggtgatgatactggtattaaaattaatccaaTTGGtgttgaaattgataaatctgAAAGGAGAAATTCATTGGGTCAAAATGAAACATCATTTGATGATATTACTTCACCAGAAATACAtgtcaaacaaaaatacatgGGTCATCGCAATGCGAg TTTCTTTAGGACCATGATTAAGGAAGCAAACTTTTGGGGTGATAATTACGTTATGTCAGGAAGTGATTGTGGACATGTATTTATTTGGGATCGTGAAACAGCAAAGCTATGTATGTTACTTGAAGCTGATCAACATGTTGTTAATTGTTTACAACCACATCCATTTTTACCAATGCTTGCAACATCTGGTATTGAttatgatgttaaattatgGTCACCAATCAATGAAGAATCAAATTTTGATTGTAATTTTGCTGAAGAT cttcAAAAACGTAATGCAGTTATGCTGGAAGAAACAAAAGATACAATAACAGTACCAGCAGTATTTATGATCAGGATGCTTGCTTGTCTCAATCAGATTCGCAGAGGTAGCGATAATTTATGA
- the LOC122854468 gene encoding DDB1- and CUL4-associated factor 6-like isoform X1 produces MKRTKTNLFYDIYNQPYDYGTRLKLYSSSKASLELLQRMSLVKRLKVHNGCVNSICWNDNGDLILSGSDDQHLVLTNVYNYKVLTDYKTSHRANIFSAKFLPNSGDHRIVSCSGDGIILYTDLMRKTETFNNQFTCHNGTTYEIATIPSEPHSFLSCGEDCTVRYFDLRIKSSCNTPRCKEGILISCQRAVTAMSVNPITSHYLAVGCSDSTVRIYDRRMLSTRDPNCTDNNDSITPPISLFTVPEFDGSPYRITSLSYSPDGNDVLVSYSSDHLYLFSVKDQGIVKFKTELPIEKSNKSNKKQIVRSPQPVRRLRLRGDWSDTGPDARPEREGGRRNGTEIAQARPVLHTSLMQRMTDVLSRMLNDPATRAALSGGGEDSLEGVIDQHAAGVQQDADLDINNEERNSDAQSSMDTESNAQAIDDSIETGSMGTTIENNLDSTNTESLGDDEPESDDINSFPIQQLSDNSNNDVLQQQQQQETSQSENTKASIQSFTTLSISQDDNEHDDNNSVNQIEENPIENVRDENMMENLQDRLTTMRDGYLEKHGSEPAVSLTYSDKSSTGATISMGVGNEVMRDNYHPGPSGSQSSATAGPSRITQTNYSSIHEQTDEDVYNDSDDDDGDDTGIKINPIGVEIDKSERRNSLGQNETSFDDITSPEIHVKQKYMGHRNASFFRTMIKEANFWGDNYVMSGSDCGHVFIWDRETAKLCMLLEADQHVVNCLQPHPFLPMLATSGIDYDVKLWSPINEESNFDCNFAEDLQKRNAVMLEETKDTITVPAVFMIRMLACLNQIRRGRGRNRRRSGDEADDLRGG; encoded by the exons ATGAAACGAACAAAAACAAATCTTTTTTATGATATCTACAATCAACCATATGATTATGGAACAAGACTCAAATTATACTCCAGCAGTAAAG cAAGTTTGGAGCTTCTTCAACGAATGTCATTAGTAAAACGTTTAAAAGTTCATAATGGTTGTGTTAATTCAATTTGTTGGAATGATAATGGAGACTTGATATTATCAGGAAGTGATGATCAACATCTTGTTTTAACAAATGTATACAATTACAAg GTTCTAACAGACTACAAAACGAGTCACAGAGCCAATATATTTAGTGCCAAATTTTTACCAAACAGTGGTGATCATCGTATTGTATCATGTAGTGGTGATGGAATTATACTTTATACag atttGATGAGAAAAACTGaaacttttaataatcaatttacttGTCACAATGGTACAACATATGAAATAGCAACAATACCTAGTGAACCTCATAGTTTTTTAAGTTGTGGTGAAGATTGTACTGTTAGATATTTTGATTTACGTATTAAGTCATCTTGCAATACACCAAGATGTAAAGAa ggTATATTAATATCATGTCAACGAGCAGTAACAGCAATGTCTGTGAATCCCATAACATCTCATTATTTGGCTGTTGGTTGTTCTGACAGTACAGTAAGAATTTATGATCGTCGAATGTTAAGTACACGTGATCCAAATTGTAcagataataatgattcaatAACACCACCAATATCACTTTTTACTGTTCCTGAATTTGATGGTAGTCCATATAGAATAACATCATTGAGTTATAGTCCAGATGGTAATGATGTACTTGTTAGTTACAGTAGTGatcatctttatttattcagtGTTAAAGATCAAggaattgtaaaatttaaaacagaattaccaattgaaaaatctaataaaagtaataaaaaacaaattgtaagATCTCCACAACCAGTAAGACGTTTAAGATTACGTGGTGATTGGTCTGATACTGGACCAGATGCAAGACCAGAACGTGAAGGTGGACGTCGTAATGGTACAGAAATAGCACAAGCAAGACCAGTACTTCATACATCACTTATGCAAAGAATGACAGATGTATTAAGTAGAATGTTAAATGATCCAGCAACAAGAGCAGCATtaagtggtggtggtgaagATAGTCTTGAGGGTGTTATTGATCAACATGCAGCAGGTGTACAACAAGATGCTGATttagatattaataatgaagaaaGAAATAGTGATGCACAATCATCAATGGATACAGAATCAAATGCACAAGCAATTGATGATAGCATAGAGACTGGTAGTATGGGTacgacaattgaaaataatttagattcAACAAATACTGAATCACTTGGTGATGATGAGCCTGAAAGTGATGATATTAATTCATTTCCAATACAACAATTATcagataattcaaataatgatgtattacaacaacagcaacaacaagaaACTAGTCAATCTGAAAATACTAAAGCATCAATACAATCATTTACAACATTAAGTATATCACAAGATGATAATgaacatgatgataataattctgTTAATCAAATTGAGGAAAATCCAATTGAAAATGTTAGAGATGAAAATATGATGGAAAATTTACAAGACAGATTGACAACAATGCGTGATGGATATTTAGAAAAACATGGAAGTGAACCTGCTGTTAGTTTAACTTATTCAGATAAAAGTTCAACTGGAGCAACAATATCAATGGGTGTTGGTAATGAAGTTATGCGTGATAATTATCATCCAGGACCATCTGGAAGTCAAAGTTCAGCTACAGCTGGACCAAGTCGTATTACACAAACAAATTATAGCTCAATACATGAACAAACAGATGAAGATGTATACAATgacagtgatgatgatgatggtgatgatactggtattaaaattaatccaaTTGGtgttgaaattgataaatctgAAAGGAGAAATTCATTGGGTCAAAATGAAACATCATTTGATGATATTACTTCACCAGAAATACAtgtcaaacaaaaatacatgGGTCATCGCAATGCGAg TTTCTTTAGGACCATGATTAAGGAAGCAAACTTTTGGGGTGATAATTACGTTATGTCAGGAAGTGATTGTGGACATGTATTTATTTGGGATCGTGAAACAGCAAAGCTATGTATGTTACTTGAAGCTGATCAACATGTTGTTAATTGTTTACAACCACATCCATTTTTACCAATGCTTGCAACATCTGGTATTGAttatgatgttaaattatgGTCACCAATCAATGAAGAATCAAATTTTGATTGTAATTTTGCTGAAGAT cttcAAAAACGTAATGCAGTTATGCTGGAAGAAACAAAAGATACAATAACAGTACCAGCAGTATTTATGATCAGGATGCTTGCTTGTCTCAATCAGATTCGCAGAG GACGCGGACGAAACCGGAGGAGAAGTGGTGATGAAGCTGATGACTTGAGAGGGGggtaa